The following coding sequences lie in one Capsicum annuum cultivar UCD-10X-F1 chromosome 5, UCD10Xv1.1, whole genome shotgun sequence genomic window:
- the LOC107870812 gene encoding uncharacterized protein LOC107870812 isoform X6, which yields MAVSSAVSMNFAPISIHRMSAELSFQKVASSIAVSSAVSMNLAVVSRELFSPSPQPLTSNSWKRRGSNLKVRAKLGGGEGDVKNDGKKKFITKEEEPEQYWQSAGERAGENPMKTPLPYIIIFGMSTPFVILAVAFANGWIKVPIR from the exons ATGGCTGTGTCTTCGGCAGTTAGCATGAACTTT GCACCAATATCCATCCACAGAATGTCTGCAGAATTGTCTTTTCAAAAAGTTGCATCTAGTATTGCTGTGTCTTCGGCAGTTAGCATGAACCTTGCAGTCGTATCAAGAGAACTTTTTTCACCTTCTCCACAACCTCTCACATCAAATTCATGGAAAAGAAGGGGAAGCAATTTGAAAGTTAGAGCAAAATTAG GAGGAGGAGAGGGTGATGTCAAGAACGATGGGAAGAAGAAATTCATAACTAAAGAGGAAGAACCTGAACA GTATTGGCAATCAGCTGGAGAAAGAGCAGGGGAGAACCCCATGAAGACTCCTCTTCCCTATATAATCATATTTGGAATGTCAACACCCTTTGTGATATTGGCCGTTGCTTTTGCAAATGGTTGGATAAAGGTTCCAATAAGGTGA
- the LOC107870812 gene encoding uncharacterized protein LOC107870812 isoform X2, producing MAVSSAVSMNFVAPISIHRMSAELSFQKVASSIAVSSAVSMNLAVVSRELFSPSPQPLTSNSWKRRGSNLKVRAKLVCFMIGGGEGDVKNDGKKKFITKEEEPEQYWQSAGERAGENPMKTPLPYIIIFGMSTPFVILAVAFANGWIKVPIR from the exons ATGGCTGTGTCTTCGGCAGTTAGCATGAACTTTGTA GCACCAATATCCATCCACAGAATGTCTGCAGAATTGTCTTTTCAAAAAGTTGCATCTAGTATTGCTGTGTCTTCGGCAGTTAGCATGAACCTTGCAGTCGTATCAAGAGAACTTTTTTCACCTTCTCCACAACCTCTCACATCAAATTCATGGAAAAGAAGGGGAAGCAATTTGAAAGTTAGAGCAAAATTAG TGTGTTTTATGATAGGAGGAGGAGAGGGTGATGTCAAGAACGATGGGAAGAAGAAATTCATAACTAAAGAGGAAGAACCTGAACA GTATTGGCAATCAGCTGGAGAAAGAGCAGGGGAGAACCCCATGAAGACTCCTCTTCCCTATATAATCATATTTGGAATGTCAACACCCTTTGTGATATTGGCCGTTGCTTTTGCAAATGGTTGGATAAAGGTTCCAATAAGGTGA
- the LOC107870812 gene encoding uncharacterized protein LOC107870812 isoform X5 produces the protein MAVSSAVSMNFVAPISIHRMSAELSFQKVASSIAVSSAVSMNLAVVSRELFSPSPQPLTSNSWKRRGSNLKVRAKLGGGEGDVKNDGKKKFITKEEEPEQYWQSAGERAGENPMKTPLPYIIIFGMSTPFVILAVAFANGWIKVPIR, from the exons ATGGCTGTGTCTTCGGCAGTTAGCATGAACTTTGTA GCACCAATATCCATCCACAGAATGTCTGCAGAATTGTCTTTTCAAAAAGTTGCATCTAGTATTGCTGTGTCTTCGGCAGTTAGCATGAACCTTGCAGTCGTATCAAGAGAACTTTTTTCACCTTCTCCACAACCTCTCACATCAAATTCATGGAAAAGAAGGGGAAGCAATTTGAAAGTTAGAGCAAAATTAG GAGGAGGAGAGGGTGATGTCAAGAACGATGGGAAGAAGAAATTCATAACTAAAGAGGAAGAACCTGAACA GTATTGGCAATCAGCTGGAGAAAGAGCAGGGGAGAACCCCATGAAGACTCCTCTTCCCTATATAATCATATTTGGAATGTCAACACCCTTTGTGATATTGGCCGTTGCTTTTGCAAATGGTTGGATAAAGGTTCCAATAAGGTGA
- the LOC107870812 gene encoding uncharacterized protein LOC107870812 isoform X1, protein MAVSSAVSMNFVVAPISIHRMSAELSFQKVASSIAVSSAVSMNLAVVSRELFSPSPQPLTSNSWKRRGSNLKVRAKLVCFMIGGGEGDVKNDGKKKFITKEEEPEQYWQSAGERAGENPMKTPLPYIIIFGMSTPFVILAVAFANGWIKVPIR, encoded by the exons ATGGCTGTGTCTTCGGCAGTTAGCATGAACTTTGTAGTT GCACCAATATCCATCCACAGAATGTCTGCAGAATTGTCTTTTCAAAAAGTTGCATCTAGTATTGCTGTGTCTTCGGCAGTTAGCATGAACCTTGCAGTCGTATCAAGAGAACTTTTTTCACCTTCTCCACAACCTCTCACATCAAATTCATGGAAAAGAAGGGGAAGCAATTTGAAAGTTAGAGCAAAATTAG TGTGTTTTATGATAGGAGGAGGAGAGGGTGATGTCAAGAACGATGGGAAGAAGAAATTCATAACTAAAGAGGAAGAACCTGAACA GTATTGGCAATCAGCTGGAGAAAGAGCAGGGGAGAACCCCATGAAGACTCCTCTTCCCTATATAATCATATTTGGAATGTCAACACCCTTTGTGATATTGGCCGTTGCTTTTGCAAATGGTTGGATAAAGGTTCCAATAAGGTGA
- the LOC107870812 gene encoding uncharacterized protein LOC107870812 isoform X4 codes for MAVSSAVSMNFVVAPISIHRMSAELSFQKVASSIAVSSAVSMNLAVVSRELFSPSPQPLTSNSWKRRGSNLKVRAKLGGGEGDVKNDGKKKFITKEEEPEQYWQSAGERAGENPMKTPLPYIIIFGMSTPFVILAVAFANGWIKVPIR; via the exons ATGGCTGTGTCTTCGGCAGTTAGCATGAACTTTGTAGTT GCACCAATATCCATCCACAGAATGTCTGCAGAATTGTCTTTTCAAAAAGTTGCATCTAGTATTGCTGTGTCTTCGGCAGTTAGCATGAACCTTGCAGTCGTATCAAGAGAACTTTTTTCACCTTCTCCACAACCTCTCACATCAAATTCATGGAAAAGAAGGGGAAGCAATTTGAAAGTTAGAGCAAAATTAG GAGGAGGAGAGGGTGATGTCAAGAACGATGGGAAGAAGAAATTCATAACTAAAGAGGAAGAACCTGAACA GTATTGGCAATCAGCTGGAGAAAGAGCAGGGGAGAACCCCATGAAGACTCCTCTTCCCTATATAATCATATTTGGAATGTCAACACCCTTTGTGATATTGGCCGTTGCTTTTGCAAATGGTTGGATAAAGGTTCCAATAAGGTGA
- the LOC107870812 gene encoding uncharacterized protein LOC107870812 isoform X3, whose protein sequence is MAVSSAVSMNFAPISIHRMSAELSFQKVASSIAVSSAVSMNLAVVSRELFSPSPQPLTSNSWKRRGSNLKVRAKLVCFMIGGGEGDVKNDGKKKFITKEEEPEQYWQSAGERAGENPMKTPLPYIIIFGMSTPFVILAVAFANGWIKVPIR, encoded by the exons ATGGCTGTGTCTTCGGCAGTTAGCATGAACTTT GCACCAATATCCATCCACAGAATGTCTGCAGAATTGTCTTTTCAAAAAGTTGCATCTAGTATTGCTGTGTCTTCGGCAGTTAGCATGAACCTTGCAGTCGTATCAAGAGAACTTTTTTCACCTTCTCCACAACCTCTCACATCAAATTCATGGAAAAGAAGGGGAAGCAATTTGAAAGTTAGAGCAAAATTAG TGTGTTTTATGATAGGAGGAGGAGAGGGTGATGTCAAGAACGATGGGAAGAAGAAATTCATAACTAAAGAGGAAGAACCTGAACA GTATTGGCAATCAGCTGGAGAAAGAGCAGGGGAGAACCCCATGAAGACTCCTCTTCCCTATATAATCATATTTGGAATGTCAACACCCTTTGTGATATTGGCCGTTGCTTTTGCAAATGGTTGGATAAAGGTTCCAATAAGGTGA
- the LOC107870812 gene encoding uncharacterized protein LOC107870812 isoform X7: protein MSAELSFQKVASSIAVSSAVSMNLAVVSRELFSPSPQPLTSNSWKRRGSNLKVRAKLVCFMIGGGEGDVKNDGKKKFITKEEEPEQYWQSAGERAGENPMKTPLPYIIIFGMSTPFVILAVAFANGWIKVPIR from the exons ATGTCTGCAGAATTGTCTTTTCAAAAAGTTGCATCTAGTATTGCTGTGTCTTCGGCAGTTAGCATGAACCTTGCAGTCGTATCAAGAGAACTTTTTTCACCTTCTCCACAACCTCTCACATCAAATTCATGGAAAAGAAGGGGAAGCAATTTGAAAGTTAGAGCAAAATTAG TGTGTTTTATGATAGGAGGAGGAGAGGGTGATGTCAAGAACGATGGGAAGAAGAAATTCATAACTAAAGAGGAAGAACCTGAACA GTATTGGCAATCAGCTGGAGAAAGAGCAGGGGAGAACCCCATGAAGACTCCTCTTCCCTATATAATCATATTTGGAATGTCAACACCCTTTGTGATATTGGCCGTTGCTTTTGCAAATGGTTGGATAAAGGTTCCAATAAGGTGA
- the LOC107870812 gene encoding uncharacterized protein LOC107870812 isoform X8 gives MSAELSFQKVASSIAVSSAVSMNLAVVSRELFSPSPQPLTSNSWKRRGSNLKVRAKLGGGEGDVKNDGKKKFITKEEEPEQYWQSAGERAGENPMKTPLPYIIIFGMSTPFVILAVAFANGWIKVPIR, from the exons ATGTCTGCAGAATTGTCTTTTCAAAAAGTTGCATCTAGTATTGCTGTGTCTTCGGCAGTTAGCATGAACCTTGCAGTCGTATCAAGAGAACTTTTTTCACCTTCTCCACAACCTCTCACATCAAATTCATGGAAAAGAAGGGGAAGCAATTTGAAAGTTAGAGCAAAATTAG GAGGAGGAGAGGGTGATGTCAAGAACGATGGGAAGAAGAAATTCATAACTAAAGAGGAAGAACCTGAACA GTATTGGCAATCAGCTGGAGAAAGAGCAGGGGAGAACCCCATGAAGACTCCTCTTCCCTATATAATCATATTTGGAATGTCAACACCCTTTGTGATATTGGCCGTTGCTTTTGCAAATGGTTGGATAAAGGTTCCAATAAGGTGA